The segment ATTCACGTACGGCCATGCTGGCGGAACAGTACAACCAGTACGAACCGGTGCCAGGTAATTTCGTCGATGGCAGCTTCACTCTGGGTGAAAACATCGGTGACGTGGGTGGGCTGTCGATGGCCTATCGCGCTTACCGTATCGCCCTGAACGGTGCAGAGCCACCTGTTATCGATGGCCTCACTGGCGATCAGCGCTTTTTTCTTTCCTGGGCTCAGGTCTGGCAATCAAAGATCAGAGAAGATGCACTGGTATCGCAACTTAAGTCAGACCCTCATTCGCCGGCGGTGTATCGGGTTAACGGTGTAGTGAGAAACCAGGATGCCTGGTACCGGGCTTTTGATGTGCAGCCGGATCACTCACTGTACCTGGCGCCGGATGAGCGGGTAAGAATCTGGTAACCGATCACGGTAGTTGAAGAGAAGCTGAAAAAGGAGATTCCCATGCAGACCCTGTGCAGGTCAGCCTGTTTACTGGCTGGATTGTTACTATTGACCCCGCTTTCGATTGCGCAGACGGCCGGCAGCGGGCTGCCGAATCCTTATCAGCGTGGCGAAGGCGCCTGGGGCAATCTGCCCGGCGGTCGATCCTGGGGCGCCGCCAGCGCCATTCACTATGCGGGTGGCGATCGTATCTGGGTCGCTGACCGGTGCGGCGGTAACCGTGGGCCAGGCAGTTGCGAAGACCGCCTGGATATAGACCCGGTATTTCTCATGGATTCCGCCGGCAATATTATCAGGAGCTTCGGTGCGGGCCTGTTTGTCTGGCCCCATGGCATGTTCGTGGATCAGCAAGATAACCTTTGGGTGACTGACGCGGCAATCGCCCGGGAAGGTCGGAAGGGTAACCAAGTGCATAAATTCAGCCCCGCAGGTGAGCTGCTGATGAGCCTGGGTATTGCCGGTGTCCAGGGCAGTGGTCATTATTATTTCAATGCGCCCAATGATGTCCTGGTAGCCCCGAATGGAGATATCTTCGTGGCCGACGGTCATAACACCTCCACCGACAACAGAATCGTCAAATTCAACAGCGCCGGTGAGTACCTGATGGAGTGGGGAATGGTCGGCGCAGAGGCGGGCGAGTTCAGGGTACCCCATGCGCTGGCTATGGATTCCAGCGGCCGACTGTTCGTGGCTGACCGTGGCAACAGCCGGGTGCAGATTTTTGACCAGCAGGGCAATCACCTGATGACCTGGACCCAGTTCGGTCGACCCAGCGATGTGTATATCGATGCGGACGATATTCTGTACGCGGCGGATTCTGAATCCAACACCGGAAACCTTCGCAATCCAGGCTGGCGGCGCGGTATTTATATTGGCAGTGTGAGCGACGGATTCGTCACTGAGTTCGTTCCGGATCCAGTGACTGATCCTGCCGGCACAACCAGCCATGCCGAAGGTGTAACCGCTGACAATGACGGAAATCTGTACGCCGCCGAGGTGGCGGAGTCCAATGTCAGGAAGTTTATACGGCGCTGATCAGTGAGAGATTCCTTACCAGTAAAGATCCTTTTGATGCCGCTGGATTTGTAACGCCAAGGTTTCCTGAATCCCCGGTCCCGCGGAGACAACACGATGAATAAGAATTGGACTGAAGACCTGGTTGCTATCCTGTCAGGCGCTGTGATTCTGGCAGTCGCCCTGTTGATTTTCCTGCTGGCGCCGCTCGGTGGTGTCAGCGATTCGGTTACCCAGGCAAGCCAGTCGGCGGGTTTCAGCACCGAAAGCTGGATGGCTGAGAACAGCTTTATCAATGCCGGAGGCGAGTTCCTGAACTCGCTGGCCAACGCGTCGCGACCGGGGCGCTGGAGTGTCAATCCCTTTGCTGCATTCTCATTCGACACCCTGATTTTCGGTATCAGCCTGCTGATAGTTTTTGGTGCCTTGTTCGGAGCCGGGGCCGCCCTGCTGAAAGAGAACGTCGGTGCTTTTTTCAAGGGCTTCCTGGCCGTGTTTGGCGTCGCTACCCTGGCGTTTTTTATTGCCAACCAGCAGGAATTCCGTGACCTGGGCCTGGGCTACGCTTTGTGGGCGATTATTCTTGGGCTGGTTATCAGTAACACCGTGGGGATCCCTGATTTTCTCAGGCCGGCATTGAAGCATGAACTGTATATCAAGACCGGCCTCATTATGCTGGGCGCCGAAGTATTGTTCGGCAAGATTCTCGCGATCGGTCTGCCGGGGATTTTCGTTGCCTGGATCGTCACGCCGATTGTGCTGATTTCCACTTTCTGGTTTGGCCAGAAAGTTCTGAAGATCGGCTCCAAGACACTGAATATCACCATCAGCGCCGACATGTCTGTGTGTGGTGTATCGGCTGCGATCGCCACCGCAGCGGCCTGCAAGGCGAGCAAAGAAGAACTGACCACGGCCGTTGGGCTGTCGATGGTGTTCACCTCGGTCATGATGGTCGCCCTGCCAGCCTTTATCACGGCCGTTGGCATGCCTGAAGTTCTGGGTGGCGCCTGGATAGGAGGCACAATTGACGCGACCGGCGCCGTCGTTGCAGCGGGAGCCTTTCTGGGCGACACGGCGCTGAACGTAGCGGCGACTATCAAGATGATTCAGAACATTCTGATCGGCGTGCTTGCCTTTGGCGTCGCGGTCTACTGGACAGCCAAAGTCGACAAGAGCGCGGGAAAGGAGGTAACCGCCGCCGAAATCTGGATTCGTTTCCCCAAGTTTGTGCTGGGCTTTATCGGCGCGAGCCTGGTGTTTTCCCTGCTCTACGAGGTGCTGGGCGAGGCGGTTGCAGTCATTTTGATGGAAGGTGCGGTGATAGAGTTCACTTCCGATCTGCGAGGCTGGTTTTTTGCCCTGGCTTTCGCCAGCATCGGGCTGTCCACCAACTTCAAGGAGCTGCGCGGACAGTTTTCCGGAGGCAGGCCACTGATCCTCTACGTGTGCGGTCAGAGCCTTAACCTGTGCCTGACCCTGCTCATGGCCTGGATCATGTTCTACAAAGTCTTCCCGGATATCACCAATGCGCTCTAGTCGTAAGGCGCTGGTTACCATACCGCTGTTCGTCATCACCCTGGTGCTGCTGCGCCAGGGTATTATCGTGGCGACCGGTCAGCTGCCTGTTCTGGAACGCCAGATACAGGTAATGCAGGAGCAGGATATAGACCCGGCGGCGCTGTTTTACACCGACAGCCGGGTTGCTCTGCAAGCCATTCAGCGGGCCAGTCTGCAGGTCAACGGAGGCGGATTCAGAATGTCGCGATAGGGTTGAGTGGCGATCCCATGCCCCCCTTGATCCGCAGGGGAGCTGCAGTAAACAGGAACTCATAACGGCCCAGTTGCGCCGAGATAGACGCCAGCTGCTCGAAGTCCAGGTTGTCGAAAATGCCCACCCCCAGTGACACCAGCGCCAGGTTGTGCAGTGGCAGAGCGATGCCGGGGACACCGCTGGGTGACACGTCATTCCACATGTCGTGACCGATAAATGAGACTCCCCGTTCCTTGAGGAAGTAGGCTACGTCGGCGTGAAAACCGGCTACGCCCTGGGACGTAGGCCAGGGGCCTGACGCTTCCCGCCGTTTCCAGCGACCGGTGTACAGCAGAATGACATCGCCGGGCTGCACGGTGACGCCCTGGATGCGCTCCAGCTCCAGGAGGTCTTCGTAGTGTATTGCGGTCCCCGGTTCCAGCCAGCCATCCGCGGTGGCCTCGCCTGGTAGCAGGGTAGCGTCAAACAGGATACCCCGGGTGAAAATACCGTTGCGCTGGGCATGGATGCTGCCGCTGGGACACTCACCTGCGGCCTCCACGGCCTGATAGCTGACACCATTGTAGCCAAACCCTTCATACATGATGTGACAGTCCAGTGAATCCAGGTGGCTATGGATTGTGCCGTGATAGCTGCCGTCATACTGATAGCGGTCAGAGGCGCCGGTGGGGCTTACCCGCAATACTTCTCGGGTAAGCACCGTGGAAGCATCGACGGCCTTTTCCTGATTGACATCGTGGGCGAGGGAGACGGTAATCCCCTCGGTAACCAGCGAGGCGGCGGCGACACGTTTTGCCTGTGTAATCAGGTTCGATGCGCCCATCTCGTCTTCATCTCCCCAGCGTCCCCAATTGGACAACTCCTCCATGGCGCGCTCAAAGTCTGCCGTGCTGGTAATGCTGTGATTACGCTGCGCCACTGCAGGGTCGGCAATACCAAGGACCAGCAAAGGTAGCAGCAGTTGCAGCTTCATGAATTTACTGAACATTTCGCAAGTCTCCTTACCGCAGTGCGGTGGGTGTCAGGGAACTTCTGCTTAAGTTGAGCAGAAGTTCCCTAGTAGGGGTAGTGGGTAGCCTGGCCGGCGGTAATCAGCCAGGTTATCAGCAGCGCATTGATAAGCGCACCGGTATAGACATGGCCGGTAAGCTGGAAAAACCAGGTTGAAATCAATCCTGTCAAGGGCAGCAGAACAACGAACTGCAGAGCCATGATTGTCAGCAACGCCTGTGAGGGAATGGCCAGCGCGCCGCTGACAAACAATGGCAGGTACTGATAAGCAAGCAGCAGCGCGATGCCCATCCCCATCAGAACGGCGTTGCGCAGCAACGAAATGCCAATGTCTGCAGACTGATCTGCACCTCGCATCTGCCCATGGAGTACGCTGCCTGTGATTACGAAGAATCCGGTAAAAGGGAGCAGGTATACCAGAAATTCATGAAGCTGGACCGAGTTCATCAGTTTCAGGGCAATCACCCAGAAGCGCATATCCGTAGTAAAGAGAAAATGAATTGTCGCCAGCAGCAGATACAGGCCTCCGACTGTCAGGGTGGCATGCAACAGTGTCAACGCGACAACACGCAGGCGTTGGCCGGCCGGCCAGGTCAGGCCCAAGCTGGTGAAACTGTTACCGGCTTCCCTGCCGCCCAGAACAAAATGCCAGCCGAGCAGCAGCAGGCCGGAGATTACCCCGTTGCCAAGAGCCCAGATCATGAAACCATTGGTCAGGTTCTGGCCAAACCAGGCACTTGTCGGGATGGCGGCAGCTGCACCCTGGAACGGGAAATACGTGAGCGCCGGAATGGCAATGAACACCCCGGCCGCCAGCCACCAGCGGTTACCGCTGATCCCTGTCGGGCTGGCCGGGCTCTTCAGCAGGGGTTGGAAAAGCGGCAGGCGGGCAAGCAGACCGCCGCCGGCGAACAGAAACAGGAGTCCGCCCACCAGGGACAACAGGGTGCCCGTTTCTTTCAACAACCACGTCTGGTCGGATGGTTCCAGAAAGTTGGGTGCGGCAGTGGTGGTCTGAACCCAGTCGATAACCGGTGCCACGCCGCTGCGCGTAATGTGATTGGCTGGATGTGTCTGATTCGGCTGGTAAAGCATTCTGGCGGAGCCGTTGGCGAGGCTGCCGTAGAGCCGGTCTGGCTGAACCGTTTCCGTTACCCCGAACTGCTGCTGCAGGCGTCGGGTGTCACCAACTTCCGACCCCGCCCTGGCTCCCCACATGGTTGGAGAAAATTCGTCGAAGCGGCCGAACACCAGGCCGAAATTACGCGGGAAACTGGTATCGCCAGCGGGTACGCCGAAGGTCCCGGTGGACGAGCCGGAAACAATCACCGATTGGTAGGCATCAGGCATCGCCACGGCCGCGCTGAGTACTGTCCAGCCCCCCATGGAGTGGCCGATCAGGGCGACCTGATCGGTATCCACAAAGTCCAGGCTGCGCAGGTGGTTCAGTCCGGCCGGGCCGCCGAATCCGTCGGCAAAGGCGGGCGGGTCGGAGTAGCCATGTCCCCGCTGGTCCATATTCAGCACCACGTAACCCCGCCGGGCCAGTTCAATGGCGTAGGGTGACTGGGTCTCGCGGGAATTGATGTAACCATGGACCGCCAGTACACCTGGAGCCGGGTTGGCAG is part of the Gammaproteobacteria bacterium genome and harbors:
- a CDS encoding putative sulfate exporter family transporter; translation: MNKNWTEDLVAILSGAVILAVALLIFLLAPLGGVSDSVTQASQSAGFSTESWMAENSFINAGGEFLNSLANASRPGRWSVNPFAAFSFDTLIFGISLLIVFGALFGAGAALLKENVGAFFKGFLAVFGVATLAFFIANQQEFRDLGLGYALWAIILGLVISNTVGIPDFLRPALKHELYIKTGLIMLGAEVLFGKILAIGLPGIFVAWIVTPIVLISTFWFGQKVLKIGSKTLNITISADMSVCGVSAAIATAAACKASKEELTTAVGLSMVFTSVMMVALPAFITAVGMPEVLGGAWIGGTIDATGAVVAAGAFLGDTALNVAATIKMIQNILIGVLAFGVAVYWTAKVDKSAGKEVTAAEIWIRFPKFVLGFIGASLVFSLLYEVLGEAVAVILMEGAVIEFTSDLRGWFFALAFASIGLSTNFKELRGQFSGGRPLILYVCGQSLNLCLTLLMAWIMFYKVFPDITNAL
- a CDS encoding cyclase family protein; this translates as MFSKFMKLQLLLPLLVLGIADPAVAQRNHSITSTADFERAMEELSNWGRWGDEDEMGASNLITQAKRVAAASLVTEGITVSLAHDVNQEKAVDASTVLTREVLRVSPTGASDRYQYDGSYHGTIHSHLDSLDCHIMYEGFGYNGVSYQAVEAAGECPSGSIHAQRNGIFTRGILFDATLLPGEATADGWLEPGTAIHYEDLLELERIQGVTVQPGDVILLYTGRWKRREASGPWPTSQGVAGFHADVAYFLKERGVSFIGHDMWNDVSPSGVPGIALPLHNLALVSLGVGIFDNLDFEQLASISAQLGRYEFLFTAAPLRIKGGMGSPLNPIATF
- a CDS encoding alpha/beta fold hydrolase → MRSHFKLQPSSTALLALSLFLVFGGGLLAWLVQTDFGAVEVLDIRFQSDSGATLSALLYVPDGVTAANPAPGVLAVHGYINSRETQSPYAIELARRGYVVLNMDQRGHGYSDPPAFADGFGGPAGLNHLRSLDFVDTDQVALIGHSMGGWTVLSAAVAMPDAYQSVIVSGSSTGTFGVPAGDTSFPRNFGLVFGRFDEFSPTMWGARAGSEVGDTRRLQQQFGVTETVQPDRLYGSLANGSARMLYQPNQTHPANHITRSGVAPVIDWVQTTTAAPNFLEPSDQTWLLKETGTLLSLVGGLLFLFAGGGLLARLPLFQPLLKSPASPTGISGNRWWLAAGVFIAIPALTYFPFQGAAAAIPTSAWFGQNLTNGFMIWALGNGVISGLLLLGWHFVLGGREAGNSFTSLGLTWPAGQRLRVVALTLLHATLTVGGLYLLLATIHFLFTTDMRFWVIALKLMNSVQLHEFLVYLLPFTGFFVITGSVLHGQMRGADQSADIGISLLRNAVLMGMGIALLLAYQYLPLFVSGALAIPSQALLTIMALQFVVLLPLTGLISTWFFQLTGHVYTGALINALLITWLITAGQATHYPY
- a CDS encoding peptidyl-alpha-hydroxyglycine alpha-amidating lyase family protein, yielding MQTLCRSACLLAGLLLLTPLSIAQTAGSGLPNPYQRGEGAWGNLPGGRSWGAASAIHYAGGDRIWVADRCGGNRGPGSCEDRLDIDPVFLMDSAGNIIRSFGAGLFVWPHGMFVDQQDNLWVTDAAIAREGRKGNQVHKFSPAGELLMSLGIAGVQGSGHYYFNAPNDVLVAPNGDIFVADGHNTSTDNRIVKFNSAGEYLMEWGMVGAEAGEFRVPHALAMDSSGRLFVADRGNSRVQIFDQQGNHLMTWTQFGRPSDVYIDADDILYAADSESNTGNLRNPGWRRGIYIGSVSDGFVTEFVPDPVTDPAGTTSHAEGVTADNDGNLYAAEVAESNVRKFIRR